The Rhodococcus triatomae genome includes a window with the following:
- a CDS encoding thiolase domain-containing protein, with product MTDIAVVGFAHAPHVRETTGTTNGVEMLVPCFRQLYDDLGITKSDIGFWCSGSSDYLAGRAFSFISAVDAIGAVPPINESHVEMDAAWAFYEAWIKILTGEVDTALVYGFGKSSAGTLRQILSLQLDPYLVTPLGVDSVSLAGIQARLGLDSGKWTAREMAEVAARSLSAALDNPLSQVSGQFDVDELLDSPYVADPLRRHDIAPVTDGAAAIVLAAGDRARELCERPAWISGIDHRIDSPDIGARDLTVSPSTAKAAQVVTGGDLAGIDVAELHSPFTHQELILREAIGLPETTSINPSGGPLTGNPMFSGGLERIGYAARAVMNGTAERSLAHATSGAVLQQNLVAVLEGRN from the coding sequence ATGACCGATATCGCAGTCGTCGGCTTCGCGCACGCTCCGCACGTGCGGGAGACGACGGGCACCACCAACGGCGTCGAGATGCTCGTTCCGTGCTTTCGCCAGCTCTACGACGACCTCGGCATCACCAAGTCCGACATCGGATTCTGGTGCTCGGGTTCGTCCGACTATCTCGCCGGCCGGGCGTTCTCCTTCATCTCGGCGGTCGACGCCATCGGCGCAGTTCCCCCGATCAACGAATCGCACGTCGAGATGGACGCGGCCTGGGCGTTCTACGAGGCGTGGATCAAGATCCTCACCGGCGAGGTGGACACCGCACTGGTGTACGGCTTCGGCAAGTCCTCCGCGGGCACTCTGCGTCAGATCCTGTCTCTCCAGCTCGACCCCTACCTGGTCACTCCGCTCGGGGTGGATTCCGTCTCGCTCGCCGGAATCCAGGCCCGGCTGGGCCTCGACTCGGGGAAGTGGACGGCGCGGGAGATGGCCGAGGTCGCCGCGCGGAGCCTCTCCGCAGCCCTGGACAACCCGCTCTCCCAGGTATCCGGACAGTTCGACGTGGACGAGCTCCTCGACAGCCCGTACGTCGCAGACCCGCTGCGGCGGCACGACATCGCACCGGTCACCGACGGTGCGGCGGCGATCGTCCTGGCCGCAGGTGACCGCGCACGGGAGTTGTGCGAGCGGCCTGCCTGGATCTCCGGAATCGACCACCGCATCGATTCGCCCGACATCGGCGCACGGGATCTCACCGTCTCACCGTCCACCGCGAAAGCCGCACAGGTCGTCACCGGCGGCGATCTCGCCGGGATCGACGTCGCCGAACTCCACTCCCCGTTCACCCACCAGGAACTCATCCTCCGGGAGGCAATCGGACTCCCCGAGACCACCTCGATCAATCCGTCGGGCGGACCGCTGACCGGGAATCCGATGTTCTCGGGCGGACTCGAACGCATCGGTTACGCCGCGCGTGCGGTCATGAACGGCACCGCCGAGCGTTCCCTCGCCCACGCGACGAGTGGAGCAGTGCTGCAACAGAATCTGGTAGCCGTATTGGAAGGACGCAACTGA
- a CDS encoding long-chain-fatty-acid--CoA ligase: MRTVGDILLALEDDHDRGVHHEDSFVSWSVHVRESRRRAALLEQLLPPGRPRHFGVLLDNVPEFSLLAGAAALSGTVLVGLNTTRRGPALARDIAISDCAVVFTDSAHRVQLDGADTLPDGADALPDGADTSTRVVDIDGDEWKLLLESASAEYVARDSSPEDLFMLIFTSGTSGHPKAVRCTHEKICGPGQMLAERFELSTDDVVYLAMPMFHSNSMMASWSVALAAGCSLVLRSRFSASGFLPDVRRYGVTYANYVGKPLSFVLATPPAGDDADNPLRIMYGNEGSATAVAEFARRFGTRVIDGFGSTEGGIAIPSTPDAPAGALGRLPDGIEILSPDTGKVCAVAEFDDSGRLRNAAAATGELVNVAGSGAFAGYYADPAADAERIRDGKYWSGDLAYRDIDGFVYFAGRSSGWLRVDGENLGSAPIERILLRWSGLRQVCVYGVPDPDVGDRVMAALVPSTDFDPEAFARFLGEQPDLGPKQTPSLVRVCASLPRTATFKVLARTLAAQRWDCADPVWYRPRGASGFRLLEPGRTPD, translated from the coding sequence GTGAGGACCGTCGGCGACATCCTGCTCGCGCTCGAAGACGATCACGACCGGGGCGTCCACCACGAGGATTCGTTCGTGTCCTGGTCCGTGCACGTGCGAGAGAGCCGTCGGCGGGCAGCACTGCTCGAACAGTTACTTCCGCCGGGACGGCCCCGGCATTTCGGGGTCCTCCTCGACAACGTGCCGGAGTTCTCGCTCCTCGCCGGGGCCGCGGCGCTGTCGGGCACGGTTCTCGTCGGGCTCAACACCACCCGGCGCGGGCCCGCGCTGGCACGCGACATCGCGATCTCCGACTGCGCCGTGGTGTTCACCGATTCGGCGCACCGTGTCCAGCTGGACGGCGCCGATACCCTGCCGGACGGCGCCGATGCCCTGCCGGACGGCGCCGATACCTCCACCAGGGTCGTCGACATCGACGGTGACGAATGGAAGCTCCTCCTCGAGTCGGCCTCCGCCGAGTACGTCGCACGGGACTCGAGCCCCGAGGACCTGTTCATGCTCATCTTCACCTCGGGCACGAGCGGGCACCCCAAGGCAGTGCGCTGTACCCACGAGAAGATCTGTGGACCGGGCCAGATGTTGGCCGAGCGCTTCGAGCTCTCCACCGACGACGTCGTGTATCTCGCGATGCCGATGTTCCACTCGAACTCGATGATGGCGTCGTGGTCGGTCGCTCTCGCCGCGGGGTGCTCGCTGGTGCTGCGGTCCCGGTTCTCGGCGTCGGGCTTCCTACCGGACGTACGACGGTACGGCGTCACGTATGCCAACTACGTGGGCAAACCACTGAGCTTCGTCCTCGCGACACCGCCTGCTGGAGACGACGCGGACAACCCACTCCGGATCATGTACGGCAACGAGGGATCCGCGACGGCTGTCGCGGAGTTCGCGCGCCGTTTCGGCACCAGGGTGATCGACGGCTTCGGGTCCACCGAGGGCGGCATCGCGATTCCGTCGACGCCCGATGCTCCTGCAGGCGCTCTCGGACGCCTGCCGGACGGCATCGAGATCCTCTCACCGGACACCGGAAAGGTCTGTGCTGTCGCCGAATTCGACGACAGCGGACGGCTCCGCAACGCGGCGGCCGCGACCGGGGAACTGGTCAATGTCGCGGGTTCCGGTGCCTTCGCCGGCTATTACGCCGATCCGGCCGCCGATGCCGAACGGATCCGCGACGGCAAGTACTGGAGCGGCGACCTCGCCTATCGTGATATCGACGGATTCGTCTACTTCGCGGGACGGAGTTCGGGGTGGCTGCGGGTGGACGGCGAAAATCTCGGATCTGCGCCGATCGAGCGGATCCTGCTGCGGTGGAGCGGTCTCCGTCAGGTGTGCGTCTACGGGGTCCCCGATCCCGACGTGGGAGACAGGGTGATGGCGGCGTTGGTTCCGTCGACGGATTTCGACCCGGAGGCTTTCGCCCGGTTCCTCGGGGAGCAGCCGGATCTGGGGCCGAAACAGACACCCTCGCTGGTCCGCGTCTGCGCATCCCTCCCCCGCACCGCCACCTTCAAGGTGCTGGCCCGCACGCTCGCCGCCCAACGGTGGGATTGCGCCGATCCGGTCTGGTACCGGCCGCGCGGCGCGTCCGGCTTCCGTCTCCTCGAACCCGGACGGACTCCCGACTGA
- a CDS encoding acyl-CoA synthetase codes for MAYNIADLVEHSIDLNQDRLALVSADREFTYAQLEERANRLANYLRDHGVQPGDKVGIYSRNTTEAIEAMVAVFKARAVMVNVNYRYVENELQYIFENSDMVALIHERRYSDKVAGVLPKTPLVQTVVVVEDGTDLDYSSYGGVEYETALSEGSPERDFGERSPDDLFMLYTGGTTGMPKGVMWRHEDWWRVLGGGVNFVTGERVEDEWELAKVGASNPAMVRFPIPPMIHGGSQSAVFHSLFGGGTLVMHPEFDGHEVWQVIDRHKVNLIFITGDAMARPMVDALLEGNPETGESYDLSTLYVIASSAALFSPSLKEKFLDLLPNRMLTDSIGSSETGFGGLSTITKGFEHSGGPRVKIDGSTVVIDDEGNQVEPGSGKVGLLARHGHIPIGYYKDEEKTKATFKVFNGVRYSIPGDYARVEEDGTVTMLGRGSVCINSGGEKIYPEEVEGALKGHPDVFDVLVVGVPDERFGESVAAVVQARDGARPALHDLVTTVRKEIAGYKVPRKLWFVDEVKRSPAGKPDYRWAKRQTEEREPDDRNGFGESATSASA; via the coding sequence GTGGCCTATAACATCGCAGACCTCGTAGAGCACTCGATCGACCTCAATCAGGATCGCCTCGCGCTGGTTTCCGCGGACCGTGAGTTCACGTACGCGCAACTGGAGGAGCGGGCCAACCGATTGGCCAACTACCTGCGTGATCACGGCGTGCAGCCGGGTGACAAGGTGGGCATATACAGCCGCAACACCACGGAGGCCATCGAGGCGATGGTCGCGGTGTTCAAGGCGCGTGCCGTGATGGTCAACGTCAACTATCGCTATGTCGAGAACGAGTTGCAGTACATATTCGAGAACTCGGACATGGTCGCGCTCATCCACGAGCGCCGCTACTCGGACAAGGTTGCCGGGGTCCTCCCGAAGACACCGCTGGTGCAGACCGTGGTCGTCGTCGAGGACGGCACCGACCTGGACTACTCGTCCTACGGTGGCGTCGAGTACGAGACGGCACTGTCGGAGGGATCGCCGGAACGCGACTTCGGCGAGCGCAGCCCCGACGACCTCTTCATGCTCTACACCGGTGGCACCACCGGGATGCCCAAGGGCGTCATGTGGCGGCACGAGGACTGGTGGCGTGTCCTCGGCGGCGGCGTCAACTTCGTCACCGGCGAGCGAGTCGAGGACGAATGGGAACTCGCGAAGGTGGGAGCATCGAATCCCGCGATGGTGCGGTTCCCCATCCCCCCGATGATCCACGGCGGATCGCAGTCCGCGGTGTTCCACAGCCTCTTCGGCGGCGGAACGCTCGTGATGCACCCCGAGTTCGACGGCCACGAGGTCTGGCAGGTCATCGACCGGCACAAGGTCAACCTCATCTTCATCACCGGCGACGCGATGGCGCGGCCGATGGTCGACGCCCTGCTCGAGGGGAACCCCGAGACCGGTGAGTCGTACGACCTGTCGACGCTGTACGTGATCGCCAGCAGCGCGGCGCTGTTCTCCCCGTCGCTCAAGGAGAAGTTCCTCGATCTGCTGCCCAACCGCATGCTCACCGACTCCATCGGGTCCTCGGAGACCGGCTTCGGTGGCCTGTCCACCATCACGAAGGGGTTCGAGCACAGCGGCGGGCCGCGAGTGAAGATCGACGGATCCACCGTCGTCATCGACGACGAGGGGAATCAGGTGGAGCCCGGCTCCGGCAAGGTCGGCCTGCTCGCCCGGCACGGACACATCCCGATCGGCTACTACAAGGACGAGGAGAAGACCAAGGCGACGTTCAAGGTCTTCAACGGAGTCCGCTACTCCATCCCCGGCGACTATGCGCGGGTCGAGGAGGACGGGACGGTGACCATGCTCGGCCGCGGCTCCGTGTGCATCAACAGCGGCGGCGAGAAGATCTACCCGGAGGAGGTCGAGGGCGCGCTCAAGGGCCACCCTGACGTCTTCGACGTCCTCGTCGTCGGCGTCCCGGACGAACGTTTCGGCGAGTCCGTCGCCGCGGTGGTGCAAGCCAGGGACGGCGCCCGGCCGGCATTGCACGATCTGGTGACGACGGTCCGCAAGGAGATCGCCGGCTACAAGGTGCCGCGCAAGCTGTGGTTCGTCGACGAGGTCAAGCGGTCCCCGGCCGGTAAGCCCGACTACCGGTGGGCCAAGCGCCAGACCGAGGAGCGTGAACCGGACGACCGCAACGGATTCGGCGAGTCCGCCACGAGCGCGAGCGCCTGA
- a CDS encoding Zn-ribbon domain-containing OB-fold protein translates to MTLGKSELEESRSALPNLSAPLNLRFDYTRSLGPTIGAFVTGLRDGTVLGARGSDGRVYAPPPEYDPDTAEPITEFVAVGNAGTVVSWSWVEEPLDNQPLRRPFAWALIRLDGADTALLHAVDAGSSDAMHTGMRVHARWADERGHGLRDITCFAPGESGDDPAGAAESLALDDDPITMLTTPVDLHYMHSASAEESYYLRGLKEGRLIGGRTGPGEKVYIPPRGANPTDGIPTREQVELPDRGIVTTFCIVNVPFLGQRIKPPYVAAYILLDGADIPFLHLIQECEASDVRMGMRVEAKWKPREEWGYTLENIEYFRPTGEPDAEYETFENHL, encoded by the coding sequence GTGACCCTGGGAAAGAGTGAGCTCGAGGAGAGCCGGAGTGCACTGCCGAATCTGAGTGCACCATTGAACCTACGATTCGACTACACCCGTTCGCTCGGCCCGACGATCGGCGCATTCGTCACCGGACTGCGCGACGGCACCGTTCTGGGCGCGCGCGGATCGGACGGACGCGTCTACGCACCGCCACCGGAGTACGACCCGGACACGGCCGAACCGATCACCGAGTTCGTCGCCGTCGGCAACGCCGGAACCGTGGTCAGTTGGTCCTGGGTGGAGGAACCGCTCGACAACCAACCACTGCGACGACCGTTCGCCTGGGCGCTGATCCGGCTCGACGGCGCGGACACCGCTCTGCTGCACGCCGTCGATGCCGGCAGCAGCGACGCGATGCACACCGGCATGCGGGTGCACGCACGGTGGGCGGACGAGCGCGGACACGGCCTCCGCGACATCACCTGCTTCGCACCCGGAGAATCCGGCGACGATCCAGCGGGCGCAGCCGAGTCCCTCGCTCTCGACGACGACCCGATCACCATGCTGACCACGCCGGTGGACCTGCACTACATGCACTCGGCCTCCGCAGAGGAGAGCTACTACCTGCGCGGGCTGAAGGAAGGGCGCCTCATCGGAGGCCGCACGGGACCGGGCGAGAAGGTCTACATCCCGCCCCGCGGCGCCAACCCGACCGACGGCATCCCCACCCGCGAACAGGTCGAGTTGCCGGACCGCGGCATCGTGACCACGTTCTGCATCGTCAACGTCCCCTTCCTCGGCCAACGCATCAAGCCCCCGTACGTCGCCGCGTACATCCTCCTCGACGGCGCGGACATTCCGTTCCTGCACCTGATCCAGGAGTGCGAGGCATCCGACGTCCGGATGGGCATGCGGGTGGAGGCGAAGTGGAAACCCCGCGAGGAATGGGGCTACACACTCGAGAACATCGAGTACTTCCGCCCCACCGGCGAACCCGACGCCGAGTACGAGACCTTCGAGAACCACCTCTGA
- a CDS encoding acyl-CoA dehydrogenase family protein, whose amino-acid sequence MDFAHTEAQQDLAGLTRDIVARHTTNERLRELDLADDRVDRALWEALAEAGILGAALPESVGGDGFGLLEQCSILVELGRHVAPVPYLTSITMAASAVAEFGDDDQRARWAAPAARGNVILAAALAEELNEDPTRPVTRARRAVDDGGWVVDGTKILVDAAPVADMFLVPAATDDGIAVFLVRPDDAGVTVTRQSVTGRSSVGELVLRETALPDDRLLGSVATGSAIVSWLVDRGSVGTCAHQFGVLDRALEATAEYGRERVQFGRPIGSFQAVGQRLADAYIDVKGVRLTLWQAAWRLAENRPSEGAVQTAKFWAADAGHRVAHTAIHIHGGVGLDEDHPVHRYFLAAKDNEFRLGAATTQLRVLGGALAAEPA is encoded by the coding sequence ATGGATTTCGCACACACCGAGGCTCAGCAGGACTTGGCGGGTCTGACCCGGGACATCGTTGCCCGGCATACGACGAACGAACGCCTACGCGAACTCGACCTGGCCGACGACCGCGTCGACCGCGCACTGTGGGAGGCGCTGGCCGAAGCCGGCATCCTCGGCGCCGCTCTCCCCGAATCGGTCGGCGGAGACGGATTCGGGCTCCTCGAGCAGTGCAGCATCCTCGTGGAGCTCGGCAGGCACGTGGCTCCCGTCCCGTACCTGACGTCGATCACCATGGCCGCCTCCGCCGTTGCCGAATTCGGTGACGACGATCAGCGCGCCCGCTGGGCCGCGCCCGCGGCCCGGGGAAACGTCATCCTCGCCGCGGCACTCGCCGAGGAACTGAACGAGGACCCCACCCGGCCGGTCACCCGGGCCCGCCGCGCCGTCGACGACGGCGGCTGGGTGGTCGACGGCACGAAGATCCTGGTGGACGCCGCACCCGTCGCCGACATGTTCCTGGTGCCCGCCGCCACCGATGACGGGATCGCCGTCTTCCTGGTCCGGCCGGACGACGCCGGAGTGACCGTGACTCGGCAGTCGGTCACCGGCCGTTCGAGTGTCGGCGAGTTGGTACTCCGGGAGACCGCCCTGCCCGACGATCGCCTGCTCGGCTCCGTGGCGACGGGAAGCGCGATCGTCTCCTGGCTGGTGGACCGCGGTTCCGTCGGGACGTGCGCGCATCAGTTCGGGGTCCTCGACCGGGCGCTGGAGGCGACCGCGGAGTACGGGCGCGAACGCGTGCAGTTCGGCCGTCCGATCGGCAGTTTCCAGGCCGTCGGCCAACGACTGGCCGACGCGTACATCGACGTCAAGGGCGTCCGGCTGACCCTGTGGCAGGCCGCGTGGCGGCTCGCCGAGAACCGGCCGAGCGAGGGGGCGGTACAGACGGCCAAGTTCTGGGCCGCCGACGCCGGGCACAGGGTGGCGCACACGGCGATTCACATTCACGGCGGAGTGGGCCTGGACGAGGACCATCCGGTTCACCGCTACTTCCTCGCCGCCAAGGACAACGAGTTCCGGCTCGGAGCCGCGACCACACAGCTCCGCGTCCTCGGTGGCGCTCTCGCGGCAGAGCCGGCATGA
- a CDS encoding LLM class F420-dependent oxidoreductase, producing the protein MKIGLQLGYWGAQPPTRAQELVDAAEAAGFDAVFAAESWGSDAFTPLAWWGSGTERVRLGTSVAQLSARTPTSCAMHALTLDHLSGGRAILGLGVSGPQVVEGWYGQPFAKPLARTREYVSIVRQVLAREAPVVNPGPHYPLPYDGPGSTGLGKPLKPITHPLRADIPIWLGAEGPKNVAMTAEIADGWLAIYYSPRLAPLYDKWLDEGFARAGARRSRDDFEIAATCQVIVTDDTAAAVAALKPVTALYVGGMGAPELNFHAQVYSRMGYEREVEEIGRLFRDGRKDEAAAVVPDEMVTETMIIGDADEVRAGVRRWEDAGVTMLLVNCHDADQVRQIVDIVR; encoded by the coding sequence ATGAAGATCGGGTTGCAGTTGGGCTATTGGGGGGCGCAGCCCCCCACGCGTGCGCAAGAGTTGGTCGATGCCGCCGAGGCCGCCGGATTCGATGCCGTCTTCGCGGCGGAGTCCTGGGGATCGGATGCGTTCACTCCGCTCGCCTGGTGGGGGTCCGGCACCGAGCGGGTGCGGCTGGGGACGTCGGTGGCACAGTTGTCCGCGCGGACACCGACGAGTTGCGCGATGCACGCACTGACGCTGGACCACCTCAGTGGTGGCCGCGCGATACTCGGGCTGGGCGTGTCCGGACCGCAGGTCGTGGAGGGCTGGTACGGGCAGCCGTTCGCGAAGCCGCTCGCGCGTACCCGCGAATACGTGTCGATCGTCCGTCAGGTGCTCGCCCGTGAGGCGCCCGTCGTGAATCCCGGTCCGCACTATCCGCTTCCCTACGACGGGCCGGGGAGTACCGGCCTGGGCAAGCCTCTCAAGCCCATCACACATCCGTTGCGGGCGGACATCCCGATCTGGCTCGGGGCCGAGGGGCCGAAGAACGTCGCCATGACCGCCGAGATCGCCGACGGCTGGCTCGCGATCTACTACTCGCCGAGGCTGGCACCGCTGTACGACAAGTGGCTCGACGAGGGCTTCGCTCGCGCGGGCGCCCGGCGCAGCCGGGACGACTTCGAGATCGCGGCGACCTGTCAGGTGATCGTCACCGACGACACGGCTGCCGCCGTCGCCGCGCTCAAGCCGGTGACCGCGCTGTACGTCGGCGGGATGGGCGCTCCCGAACTCAATTTCCACGCGCAGGTGTATTCGCGCATGGGCTACGAGCGCGAGGTCGAGGAGATCGGCAGATTGTTCCGGGACGGACGCAAGGACGAGGCCGCCGCGGTCGTACCGGACGAGATGGTCACCGAGACGATGATCATCGGCGATGCCGACGAGGTCCGTGCCGGCGTCCGCCGCTGGGAGGACGCCGGGGTCACGATGCTGTTGGTGAACTGCCACGATGCCGACCAGGTTCGGCAGATCGTGGACATCGTGCGCTGA
- a CDS encoding septum formation family protein, with amino-acid sequence MATHRATLIRAGAAAVAVGGAMALTACSTSVDGTAVASDSGGVFATPDTTTGARPTSTTVEPEEVDVFDLKVGTCLVDDLGLGDESVTVQGGQQTVPCSEPHTFEVYAEHTMSGSVFPGEDETVDEASVECSDAFGSFVGISYDDSTLDLFYLYPTEDSWEDGDRIVSCLITDPAGPTSGSLRGAAR; translated from the coding sequence ATGGCTACCCATAGGGCGACTCTGATTCGTGCAGGCGCCGCCGCTGTCGCCGTCGGCGGCGCGATGGCGTTGACCGCGTGTTCGACGTCGGTGGACGGCACGGCGGTGGCGTCGGATTCGGGCGGAGTCTTCGCCACGCCCGACACCACGACGGGCGCCCGGCCGACGTCCACGACGGTGGAACCCGAGGAGGTCGACGTCTTCGACCTGAAGGTGGGAACCTGCCTGGTCGACGATCTCGGGCTGGGCGACGAATCGGTGACCGTGCAGGGCGGTCAGCAGACCGTCCCGTGCAGCGAACCGCACACTTTCGAGGTCTACGCCGAGCACACCATGTCCGGCAGCGTCTTCCCGGGCGAGGACGAGACGGTGGACGAGGCGTCGGTCGAGTGCTCCGACGCGTTCGGCTCGTTCGTGGGAATCTCGTACGACGATTCCACCCTCGATCTCTTCTACCTGTACCCGACCGAGGACTCCTGGGAGGACGGCGACCGCATCGTGTCGTGCCTCATCACCGATCCCGCAGGCCCCACGTCCGGGAGCCTGCGCGGCGCAGCGCGCTGA
- a CDS encoding crotonase/enoyl-CoA hydratase family protein — protein sequence MNRPQARNALSGEMMAIMRDAWDRVDSDPEIRVAILTGAGGAFCAGADLKAMTAQHPGDSFSGGGWDLSRIEALLKGRRLTKPLIAAVEGPAIAGGTEILQGTDIRVAGESAKFGVSEAKWGLFPLGGSAVRLVRQIPYTVAADILLTGRHIRAAEAKEIGLIGHVVPDGQALDKALELADIIAANGPLAVQAILKTIRDTEGLHEEEAFQIDAKLGTEVFKSSDAKEGPRAFAAKRTPHFEGR from the coding sequence ATGAACCGGCCGCAGGCACGCAATGCGCTGTCCGGCGAGATGATGGCGATCATGCGGGACGCGTGGGATCGCGTGGACTCGGATCCGGAGATCCGCGTCGCGATCCTCACCGGCGCGGGTGGCGCCTTCTGTGCGGGCGCGGACCTCAAGGCGATGACGGCGCAGCACCCGGGCGATTCGTTCTCCGGTGGCGGCTGGGACCTGTCCAGGATCGAGGCCTTGCTCAAGGGCCGCCGGCTCACGAAGCCCCTGATCGCCGCCGTCGAGGGTCCCGCCATCGCAGGAGGCACCGAGATCCTCCAGGGCACGGACATCCGTGTCGCCGGCGAGAGTGCGAAGTTCGGCGTGTCCGAGGCGAAGTGGGGCCTGTTCCCCCTCGGCGGTTCGGCGGTACGCCTGGTCCGGCAGATCCCCTACACCGTCGCCGCCGACATCCTCCTCACCGGCAGGCACATCCGGGCGGCGGAGGCGAAGGAGATCGGGCTGATCGGCCATGTCGTCCCCGACGGTCAGGCGCTCGACAAGGCGCTCGAACTCGCCGACATCATCGCCGCGAACGGCCCCCTCGCCGTCCAGGCGATCCTGAAGACCATCCGCGACACCGAGGGCCTGCACGAGGAAGAGGCCTTCCAGATCGACGCGAAGCTCGGCACCGAGGTCTTCAAGAGCTCCGACGCCAAGGAGGGTCCGCGCGCATTCGCGGCCAAGAGGACCCCCCACTTCGAAGGCCGCTGA
- a CDS encoding NAD(P)H-dependent flavin oxidoreductase, with the protein MRTPLAERFGIEHAVFGFTPSEHVAAAISRAGGLGVLGCVRFNDPKELDDVLTWMDENTDGKPYGVDIVMPAKIPTEGSQVDLESLIPPEHRAFVDRTLADLGVPALSDDAEHASGVLGWLHSVARSHVDVALGHRISLIANALGSPPRDVIEQAHEKGVPVAALAGAVDHARRHVENGVDIVIAQGYEAGGHTGEIASMVLVPEIVDALGDSAAVLAAGGIGSGRQVAAALALGAGGVWMGSYWLTTAEYKLGSASGEGPSAIQRALLGATSSDTVRSRIYSGKPARLLKTKWTDAWTRPDAPEPLPMPLQNILVSEAHQRIAASEDPDVVAMPVGQIVGRMNEIHPVAEVMDELVTGFREAATRITRYE; encoded by the coding sequence ATGCGGACACCGCTCGCCGAACGGTTCGGTATCGAGCACGCCGTCTTCGGCTTCACCCCGTCCGAGCACGTCGCCGCGGCGATCTCTCGCGCAGGTGGGCTCGGTGTCCTCGGATGCGTGAGGTTCAACGACCCGAAGGAACTCGACGACGTCCTCACCTGGATGGACGAGAACACCGACGGCAAGCCGTACGGTGTCGACATCGTGATGCCGGCCAAGATCCCCACCGAAGGCTCGCAGGTCGACCTCGAATCTCTGATTCCGCCGGAGCACCGGGCTTTCGTGGATCGCACCCTCGCCGACCTCGGTGTACCGGCGCTGTCCGACGACGCCGAGCACGCGAGCGGGGTGCTGGGCTGGTTGCACTCGGTGGCCCGATCGCATGTCGACGTCGCTCTCGGACATCGGATCTCGCTGATCGCGAATGCGCTGGGTTCGCCGCCGCGGGACGTGATCGAGCAGGCACACGAGAAGGGCGTTCCGGTCGCGGCACTCGCGGGTGCGGTCGATCATGCCCGTCGGCACGTCGAGAACGGTGTCGACATCGTCATCGCCCAGGGGTACGAAGCCGGTGGGCACACCGGTGAGATCGCCTCGATGGTGCTCGTCCCCGAGATCGTCGATGCGCTCGGGGATTCGGCGGCGGTGCTCGCTGCCGGGGGCATCGGAAGCGGCCGTCAGGTCGCGGCCGCCCTCGCGCTGGGTGCGGGCGGGGTGTGGATGGGCTCCTACTGGCTGACCACGGCGGAGTACAAGCTCGGCAGTGCCTCCGGCGAGGGGCCCTCGGCCATTCAACGTGCCCTGCTCGGGGCCACGTCGTCCGACACGGTGCGCTCGCGCATCTACTCGGGCAAGCCGGCCCGCCTGCTCAAGACGAAATGGACCGACGCGTGGACCCGGCCGGATGCACCGGAGCCACTTCCGATGCCGCTGCAGAACATCCTCGTCAGTGAGGCGCACCAGCGGATCGCGGCGTCGGAGGACCCCGACGTGGTGGCCATGCCGGTCGGCCAGATCGTGGGCCGGATGAACGAGATCCACCCCGTTGCCGAGGTGATGGACGAGTTGGTCACCGGGTTCCGTGAGGCAGCGACGAGGATCACCCGCTACGAGTGA